Proteins from one Labrenzia sp. CE80 genomic window:
- the gcvH gene encoding glycine cleavage system protein GcvH, whose protein sequence is MTTYFSKDHEWIAVEGDVATVGITKYAQEQLGDVVFVELPEAGKALSQGDEAAVVESVKAASEVYAPIDGEVVEANEVLADEPAKVNEDPEGGAWFIKMKVANADQLSDLMDEAAYKAFVDTL, encoded by the coding sequence ATGACCACCTATTTCTCCAAGGACCACGAGTGGATCGCAGTTGAAGGCGATGTCGCAACGGTTGGCATTACCAAATACGCCCAGGAACAGCTCGGCGATGTTGTCTTTGTCGAATTGCCCGAGGCCGGCAAGGCGCTTTCACAGGGGGACGAGGCAGCCGTCGTTGAATCGGTCAAGGCAGCTTCCGAAGTCTATGCCCCGATCGATGGCGAAGTGGTTGAAGCCAATGAGGTGCTGGCCGATGAGCCGGCCAAGGTCAATGAAGACCCCGAAGGCGGCGCCTGGTTTATCAAGATGAAAGTCGCTAACGCCGACCAGCTTTCCGACCTGATGGACGAAGCCGCCTACAAGGCGTTTGTGGACACGCTCTGA
- the gcvT gene encoding glycine cleavage system aminomethyltransferase GcvT, whose amino-acid sequence MAEPDAPGDLQKTPLYDLHVELGARMVPFAGYEMPVQYPTGIMTEHLQTRDSAGLFDVSHMGQAKLVGPDHETTARALEALCPSNMVELKPGKQRYTVLLNADGGIVDDLMVTRPRDESLDGHLLLVVNASRKHVDYPLLEAGLPDGVRLEILDDRALIAVQGPKAVEAVAAHAPAAADLEFMSGDFMEFDGISCHISRAGYTGEDGVEMSVPAGAAEAIARALLADDRVEPIGLGARDSLRLEAGLCLYGHDLDETTSPIEGAITFCMQKRRREEGGFPGAERIQAELKDGPGRVRVGFKLEGRAPAREGAEIQLPGGPVIGTATSGGFAPSVGAPIGMGYVPAEHAAVGTKINLVVRGRKLPAEIVDMPIVPNRYYRKPKA is encoded by the coding sequence ATGGCTGAGCCGGACGCTCCTGGCGATCTTCAAAAGACACCGCTTTACGACCTTCATGTCGAACTCGGCGCCCGCATGGTGCCGTTTGCCGGATACGAGATGCCGGTTCAGTATCCCACCGGCATCATGACAGAGCACCTGCAGACCCGCGACAGCGCCGGTCTGTTTGACGTTTCGCACATGGGCCAGGCGAAACTGGTTGGACCGGATCATGAGACGACGGCACGGGCGCTGGAAGCCCTTTGCCCTTCGAACATGGTCGAGCTGAAGCCCGGCAAGCAGCGCTACACCGTGCTGCTGAACGCTGACGGTGGCATCGTCGATGATTTGATGGTGACTCGTCCTCGTGATGAAAGCCTTGATGGCCACCTTTTGCTCGTCGTCAATGCGTCTCGCAAACATGTTGACTATCCGCTTCTGGAAGCCGGCCTGCCAGACGGCGTTCGCCTGGAAATTCTGGATGATCGTGCGCTGATCGCGGTACAAGGCCCCAAGGCGGTGGAAGCGGTCGCCGCTCACGCGCCTGCTGCGGCCGATCTTGAGTTCATGTCCGGCGATTTCATGGAGTTTGATGGCATTTCCTGCCATATTTCCCGCGCCGGTTACACGGGTGAAGACGGTGTGGAAATGTCAGTGCCGGCGGGGGCTGCGGAAGCCATTGCCCGTGCGCTGCTCGCCGATGACCGGGTTGAGCCGATAGGCTTGGGTGCGCGTGACAGTCTGCGCCTTGAAGCCGGACTTTGCCTTTATGGTCATGATCTCGATGAAACCACGTCGCCGATTGAAGGCGCGATCACCTTCTGCATGCAGAAGCGCCGCCGCGAAGAGGGCGGTTTTCCAGGTGCCGAACGCATCCAGGCGGAGTTGAAGGATGGTCCTGGCCGTGTGCGTGTCGGGTTTAAACTCGAAGGCCGTGCGCCTGCGCGAGAAGGTGCCGAGATCCAGTTGCCGGGTGGTCCGGTGATCGGGACGGCGACCTCTGGCGGCTTTGCCCCCAGCGTCGGCGCGCCGATTGGCATGGGCTATGTGCCAGCCGAACATGCCGCCGTGGGCACCAAGATCAATCTCGTTGTGCGGGGCAGGAAACTGCCGGCGGAAATCGTCGACATGCCCATCGTGCCGAACCGCTATTACCGCAAACCCAAAGCTTGA
- the ispH gene encoding 4-hydroxy-3-methylbut-2-enyl diphosphate reductase produces the protein MTAPTSERPALTIHLCAPRGFCAGVDRAIQIVELALEKYGRPVYVRHEIVHNKFVVDGLKTKGAIFVEELEEIPAADRERPVIFSAHGVPKAVPEDARSRNMFFLDATCPLVSKVHKEAEIHHRREREILLIGHAGHPEVIGTMGQLPSGTVTLIETEADALGFQPKTDRQLAFITQTTLSVDDTAGIVDVLRQRFPDIVAPHKEDICYATTNRQEAVKAVAPEVDAMIVVGAPNSSNSQRLREVAERAGCTTSHLIQRASDIDWNEFSGISSLGLTAGASAPETLVEEIIAAFADRYSVSVETVRTAEETIAFNLPRELREAPTQAPTAAE, from the coding sequence ATGACAGCACCAACCTCCGAGAGGCCTGCCCTGACGATCCACCTGTGCGCCCCTCGTGGTTTTTGCGCTGGCGTGGACAGGGCAATTCAGATCGTCGAGCTGGCTCTGGAAAAATATGGCCGTCCGGTCTATGTGCGCCACGAGATCGTCCACAACAAGTTTGTCGTCGACGGCCTGAAAACCAAGGGCGCGATCTTCGTGGAAGAGCTCGAAGAGATTCCTGCAGCGGATCGGGAACGGCCGGTCATCTTTTCGGCCCACGGCGTTCCGAAAGCCGTGCCTGAGGATGCCCGCTCTCGCAATATGTTCTTCCTCGACGCGACCTGCCCACTGGTGTCCAAGGTCCACAAGGAAGCGGAGATTCATCATCGTCGCGAACGTGAAATTCTGCTGATCGGACATGCGGGGCATCCCGAAGTGATCGGCACCATGGGCCAGCTTCCTTCCGGCACCGTGACGCTGATCGAAACCGAGGCCGACGCACTCGGTTTTCAGCCCAAGACAGATCGCCAGTTGGCTTTTATCACACAGACGACCCTGTCTGTGGACGACACGGCTGGTATCGTTGACGTGCTACGACAACGGTTCCCGGATATTGTTGCCCCGCACAAGGAAGACATTTGCTACGCGACCACCAATCGCCAGGAGGCCGTCAAGGCTGTCGCCCCCGAAGTGGACGCGATGATCGTGGTCGGAGCGCCCAACTCTTCCAATTCGCAGCGACTTCGCGAAGTCGCTGAGCGCGCCGGATGTACAACGTCTCACCTGATCCAAAGAGCCAGCGACATTGACTGGAACGAGTTCTCCGGCATTTCTTCCCTTGGCCTGACCGCTGGTGCGTCTGCGCCCGAAACACTGGTTGAAGAAATCATCGCGGCCTTTGCGGATCGATACAGCGTTTCTGTCGAAACCGTTCGCACGGCCGAAGAGACGATTGCCTTCAACCTGCCACGAGAATTGCGCGAAGCTCCCACACAAGCGCCCACGGCTGCAGAGTAG